Within Streptomyces roseirectus, the genomic segment TGGCGCCGCCCAGCATCCAGGCGGGCGGGCGGGGCGAACGGGCGGCTCCCGTACGGTCGGTGAGGACCATCGCGCAGGCGCCGTCGGAGGAGGGGCAGGTCTCGGAGTAGCGGATCGGGTCCCACAGCATGGGCGAGGAGCGGACCTTGTCGAGGGTGATGTCGTGCTCGTGGAGGTGCGCGTAGGGGTTCTTGAGGGCGTTGCGCCGGTCCTTGTAGGCGACGAGCGAGCCGATGTTGTCGGGGGCGCCGCTGCGCCGGATGTACGCCCGCACGTGCGGCGCGAAGAACCCGCCCGCGCCGGCCAGCAGGGGCTGCTGGAAGGGGATCGGCAGGGACAGCCCCCACATGGCGTTGGACTCGGACTGCTTCTCGAACGCCAGCGTGAGGACGGTCGCATGGACGCGCGCGGCGACAAGACTGGCCGCCACCAAGGCGGTTGAGCCGCCGACGCTGCCGGCCGTGTGCACCCGCAGCATCGGCTTGCCGACGGCGCCGAGCGCGTCCGCGAGGTACAGCTCGGGCATCATGACGCCCTCGAAGAAGTCGGGCGCCTTGCCGATGACGACGGCGTCGACGTCGGCCCACGTCAACTCGGCGTCCGCCAGCGCGCGTTGAGCCGCCTCGCGGACAAGTCCCGCGAGGGAGACGTCCCTTCGCGCCGCGACGTGCTTGGTCTGGCCGACGCCGACGACGGCCACGGGTTCCTTGCTCATCGCGGATCCCCTTCCAGGACGGCGACCAGGTTCTGCTGGAGGCAGGGCCCGGAGGTGGCGTGGGCGAGCGCCCGGTCGGCCTCGCCCCGGTGGACGCGGGTCGCGGCCTCGCCGATCCGGATGAGCCCGGCGGCCATCACGGGGTTCGCGGCGAGCGCCCCGCCGGAGAGGTTGACGCGGACGCTGTCGTCGAGCTTGAGCGCCTTGCGCAGGACGACCTCCTGGGAGGTGAACGGGGCGTGCAACTCGGCGGTGTCGACGGGCCTTTCGAAGGCGCCGGCCTTTTCGGCGGCGAGGCGTGTGGACGGCGAGTCGGTGAGGTCGCGCACGCCCAGGGAGTGGGCCTCGATACGGTGGTCGATCCCGCGTATCCAGGCGGGCCGGTCGCACAGCTCGCGCGCCCGGTCCCCGGCGGCGAGGATCACGGCGGCCGCCCCGTCGCCGATCGGCGGGCAGTCGCCGTGCCGCAGCGGCGTGACCACGTAGTCGCCCTGCGGGTGTGAACCCCGTTGCTGGGCATGGGGGTTGAGGGTGGCGGCGCGCCTGCTGCGGGCGGCGATCTCGGCGAGTTCGCGTTCGTCGGTGTCGCCCGCGTCGATGAGGGCCTGCGCCTGGAGGGCGGCGAGGGCGACGGAGTCGGGCCACAGGGGGGCGACGTAGTAGGGGTCGAGCTGGCGGGTGAGGACGTCGCGCAGGTGGCCGGGCGAGGACTTGCCGTACGCGTAGACGAGCGCGGTGTCGGCGTCGCCGGTGCGCAGCTTCACCCACGCCTCGTACAGGGCCCAGGCGCCGTCCATCTCGACGTGGGACTCGGAGATCGGGGGCCAGGCGCCGACGCCGTCGAGGGCGAGGGTGAAGGAGAAGGCGCGGCCGGCGAGGTAGTCGGAGGAGCCGGAGCAGGTGAAGCCGATGTCGGCGGTCTTCAGGCCGGTGCGGTGCAGGA encodes:
- a CDS encoding thiolase domain-containing protein; this encodes MSKEPVAVVGVGQTKHVAARRDVSLAGLVREAAQRALADAELTWADVDAVVIGKAPDFFEGVMMPELYLADALGAVGKPMLRVHTAGSVGGSTALVAASLVAARVHATVLTLAFEKQSESNAMWGLSLPIPFQQPLLAGAGGFFAPHVRAYIRRSGAPDNIGSLVAYKDRRNALKNPYAHLHEHDITLDKVRSSPMLWDPIRYSETCPSSDGACAMVLTDRTGAARSPRPPAWMLGGAMRSEPTLFAGKDAVSPRAGRDCAADVYRQAGITDPRREIDAVEMYVPFSWYEPMWLENLGFAEEGEGWKLTEAGVTELDGDLPVDMSGGVLSTNPIGASGMIRFAEAALQVRGQAGEHQVDGARKVLGHAYGGGSQFFSMWLVGADAPDS
- a CDS encoding thiolase domain-containing protein; amino-acid sequence: MTRDIAVVAFAQSDIRRTTEESSEVEMLMPVLHDVLHRTGLKTADIGFTCSGSSDYLAGRAFSFTLALDGVGAWPPISESHVEMDGAWALYEAWVKLRTGDADTALVYAYGKSSPGHLRDVLTRQLDPYYVAPLWPDSVALAALQAQALIDAGDTDERELAEIAARSRRAATLNPHAQQRGSHPQGDYVVTPLRHGDCPPIGDGAAAVILAAGDRARELCDRPAWIRGIDHRIEAHSLGVRDLTDSPSTRLAAEKAGAFERPVDTAELHAPFTSQEVVLRKALKLDDSVRVNLSGGALAANPVMAAGLIRIGEAATRVHRGEADRALAHATSGPCLQQNLVAVLEGDPR